TACGGGAGACTTGGATTACTTAGAATGCAATAACCATACGTGAAATTGCAGTTTCATActtttagaatgtttgttttcaatGTGATGATTGTTCATCAGTAACAATAATGGGGAAATTGGAAGCTGATTGCCCTTCAAATATAtgaatttccaaattttcactAAGATAAATTTTCTAGCAACAAATATCTTTAGgaatttcaagataaatttaatggatGTTTACTAATCTTTAGTGTATTAGCAATCAAGTCATTGGATTCTAATTTCTTTCATTAAGAGCAGGAAactttaccatttttttttaatctaatgatgcattttggccggattttgcacaaattggaaatcttccatcaaaatgctgatgtggtgAATATGTGGCCAATTTTTCAAATGCCATGTCATCACACATGTTCACCTATCACTATCATGTGTCCACCGCATCAACACATCACCAGAAAAGTTTTTCTGATCATTGTGGTTAAAAAAGTGTACCgcttgtaaaagaaaaaaggaaagtaaaaagtGATTGAGTGGTagaataattgcaaaatttgctaaaatgcaATGTTGCATATAgatattaggagcatttgcattactagtattAAAATTTACAACaatcttttaacaaattattattatttaaaaggGAGTGGGGCCGGGCCAAAGCTGGGCCTACCCgcccccctccctctctttttttttttttttttttttttatctttttcttttccccgcGCTAGCTGGCCCACGCCTCTACAGCAGCAATGTAAATAAGTGGATCAGCAAGAACAGAAACAGAGTAGGCCACAGCACGATTCAAGGGTGAGGGATCAATCGGCCACGGCAGGCTGGCAGTGGCAGAAGCCATGTGTGCCTGCCAGTGGTcttgaaaagagaaagaggatgTCCAGCCAAAAGGGGTTGAGGGGAAAGCTTGAGAAACGGACAGAGGAGAgcgttttatttttcctttccttttttttttttttttttttcggagaaAGGGCGACTGAGAGATAGTGAGAGCTCCAAACACCTCAGCCACGCGGGGACCCGTTCGACGACCTCTCCCAGCGACATCCTCTAACCGTACAGGCGATCCTCGGCTCTGCTATTGTCTTGTTTTGACCACACCAGGCCGGAGCTCGTGGTCGTCCAGTTCACGTGATCTCTGCCCCCGTCGGTCCTATGCTCTGTTGTCATCTGTCTCTGCTTGTCTTCTGTCGAGAACCCAGCGCGGGTTCGAGTCCCGTTCGAGTCAGAAACTCCATTACCCGTGTCGCACGTCACTGTTTGTGAAAATGCCTCAACTAGATCCGCAAACTTTTTCTTGAGTTTGATTTGCTTCGGGAAATATAGGTCGTTTCGTGCATCCTTTGTTTGCGCCATGACAGGTTCGTGGAGGGATAACATTTACGGGGGCTGGAAGTCGGCTCGGCTGAGGACAACCGTGTGTCGCTTGGACTTCGACTAACGGAGGAGTCAAGGTCAGTCACAGTTTGGTCTGAGTCGGGTGTGTCGCGCATAGATCGCTCATGAAGACGTTCCAGTAGCCAACGGTGGTCGTTGGAGGATCAAGTGATTCTTGATTTAATATAGGATCATTGGCGTTTCGTTGTTCTGAGTTTAATGGACGTCGTTGGTTTCTAAGCGTGCTGGAGAAGGCGTGTCGAAGCAAGCGATGGGAGCGAAATGGGTATTAAGGCAGGTGGGCGCAGCTTCTAGTTATAATCGGGTTGGTGTTTTCGAGTTTGGATTGACCAATTGAAAGAGGGCTTCAGTAACGGGCTTAGTGTTTGCTTTAGGAAAAGAGCAGGGCTGATGTTTTAATTAAAATAGGCCTAACTAGTAAGCCCATTTGAAGCATGTCTTTTTATCACCAAACCCGACCTTAGTTTGGACACAGCCGCAGAATTAGGCCCGCGCCTTCACGGGTCCAGTCCCATACTCGGACCGGGCCCATAATGTCCTTTTGTTTTGCTGGTGGGGCCTCAATTTTGAGCTGGACTGGACCCGCATATCAGGCCCAGTCTGTGTGAGGGCCTGGCGACCCCGGCTGGATCGTGTCCCTATTTCCagattaaaaatcaaaatttcattttttaaaaattttaaaaaattccgaaaaaaatatatttttttctaaaattaggaaaaaaattaaaaattattttttgagtattttttcttaaaatgtgtgaaactttttttttttaaaaaaaaaattgtgctcaaaattgaataagcttttaAAGTTTTATAACAAGGTTTAAGATAAATGCTCTTCATTGTCTactttcaatatattgattattgttttcttttagtCTATTTAGGAATGGCATTTGTCTTACTTCTTAGTGttggattattattttttcttgcactttatttaatgcttcattgattgatgaatatgtTTTAATGATTATGTACCCATATAATCAACTCACATATTAATAGATAGATTTAGaattaatccaaattgcttgaCAAACATCTTGAAATGACCAATATTAGGTTATGAAAGGACActagttgattaattagtgtaaccAAGTTTCCGGCTCTATATTCTTCTTGTCATGTCTAAAGTGAGGAACGCTTCAAAACCtcacttaatttttatttgacatCAATAAGCTAGAGGTGACTCCTAATTAGAAAATCTTTAAAGTGTCAATTTAACTTGACATTAAATATCCTAACATTGCATGAGATATAAGTTTGAGAAAACCTACACCTGATTGAGGGCCAAAGGCCTACCTTTTAGGCAATATCACTTCCCTTTAGAGGGAAAAGGTAGGTCACGACACATATTATATAATCACATAAAGTATAATCCATAAGTCAAGACAAGCACACtgtaattataaataattcaacacaaatacaaacaaaagacaacaaaagcCAAAGCCCACAAGAATGGAGCCATAAAACAAAGGAGTTTACCATCACACACTTAAGTCACGTGTAATCGATTATATATGTGTGAAATATCGtttcttttcctattctgtAATAAGCATCttaactttttttcaatttgactaatgtCGGACCAAATTTCAGTGTAGATGTAGACCGATTTGACTGTCATTTTGATATCCTTTTATTGTgtgcttgaaaaaaaaattttttttttttcattgttcattACTGTAGTCTTGAAGAAGAACTTGAATCGGTTGTTGACGAGAATTCTAGACATCTGAAATATGCCAATGCAAGAAGCAGGACTTGGAAGTATTTAAattgctataaaaaaaataaaacaaaaaatggaaTTCCATTTTAAGTAATATCTCTTCATCTATTTTGTAAGTGACTTTTGTACAAGTGAATGTTCAATAGAGCCCAAATTGTAATTGTATATAAACTGCAAAGCTTAATCAAAAGATTAGTTATGAAACATATTAagataaaaagggaaattgGGTCCAAGTCAGAATGTTCTATAGAGCAAAGATGGCAGCGGCTGGAATTTTTGCTGGTGTGAAGAGAAACTAAAGACACGATCAACACAAGAATGGACTAGAACAGGGGTGTGGGtgtaaattggaaaaaataaaagactaGAAATCATTTAAGagaaatcacaaaattttgggaGTGGGGCCATATCTTGctaaatgaaaaaacaaaaaaatcacgtGGAGTTTTagctaaaaagagaaaagaaaagaaaagaaccacGTGGAGAGGACAATACCCACGAATCTCTTCATTTTCTGAGAAAGCGTactattttcacaaataattgtGTGCATGTGAAGGTCAAAGGTCTCAATCATTTGTAGAGAGAACCAAATGAGATTGACTGATGGTTTGCTTAATTTTCTGGGTTCCAGTATATCGAAAGaagcatttttgaaatttcaaaaacaaagaaaaagaaaataagagcgTTCAAGTGTTATGTAGCCCTCTCGAACCAAGATAACGAATGGAGTTTGAAGCGTTGACATCCTAGACAACACCAAACAAGGCCAATCTGCTAAGGAACATATTCAGCCCAGACAGTCACAAACCAAACCCAGCCCAGGTTCTTCCAACTCAAATCGAGCCCAAGTCTACTCACATTTGCCTCAAGGCCACCACGGTTGAATTAAACCTGAATCTGACCAAGCCCGCCCAAGGTACCCACTCATATTCCCAGAACTCCAGCCTCTTCACCGCATCGTTCCCGAACATCAaaattccttcttctcttttatttcaatattaaggtttttgaagaaaaggaaaaacgcACACCAAAGGGAAAGCTCACTCGTTGACAAAGCTCTCAAGCACTAAGCAAACGCTCACTGTTATCCACTACCCCGTAGCCACTACAACCCGGAAACTAACGGTCCCTCTTTCGATCGGACTTTAACTCTGGCGGCGCTAGATCTTCATCTCCAACCACCATCGTCTATCCCTTACCATATATCGACCTAACACCACTGGGCCATCACTAACCACCACCTTGGCTTATCACCGAAAAGACCAAATTCGCCACGTCTACCATCACATTGGCCACTCATCCCATTCTATGAAGGAGACACAGGATATATCAAACAAAGTGCAATGCAGTGACTTCACTGTCAATAAAAATCAAGTTTAACAACTAGTGACCGAACGAGCCACATCAAGATGCACCTTCAGATTCGaaccaaaacaaaaatcattttcttaaacaCTTCTCAGAAACATTTCGTCGAGCAAGTCTCAGGCGTTTGACTAAAAGCGATATGGCATGTCGATGACCCAACACTTTGGTGTCGAGTTCATCctacatcaatcaatcaaaggacaTCTTAagtcgatgaaaatattttagacaGATCCTTGACATGCTTTCACAGAAACAAACCAAACCTCGGTCTCATTTTTACAACAACACTAACTGAGGCATTATATCGACTATCGAGCATTTAAAGCACACTCgctgaaagagaaagaaaaaccaaactgACAAGGCTCAAACTTGCGCCCAAATTTGCGACCATCAACAAGCAACAATCTAAAATAGCAGCGCACAAACAGATGGGGACGGGACTCGCGCGAACCAGACAACAAAGCGAGGCAAAACAGGGcacaaaaatggagaaaagcaGAGGGCGGTCGGCATGCTCCCCTACCCGGCTCAACGGCGGCGAATGGGGGCGAGCTCGATAGATCGGACTACGTCCGGTCGCCCCGCAAGCCCCGAACCGGGATCCTCGGGAAATCAACGCAACtcgaaacaaatgaaaaagaaacgaaCAGAAACCTACCGTGGGGAGAGGCACGCgttggcgagggtcggcggccgaGGTCCAAGCGCGGCGGCTACCGGAGGAGGCCCTTCACTCACAGCCTCACTCTTCGCTCTctacttcttctctctctctcactctctccccctttctctcttctcccccaaTCCCCCTTGGCTcgctctctttcccttttaagTTGCCCAGCGCGCATGGCCTCCTGCGACGCCAGCTACCCCTGCCGGCCTGATCCCCGACAGGACGTCTTCGCGCGGCACTCCCTGCAGTTGTACTGTTCCCCATCGTACCAGTGTCCTCGTCGCGCTCCAGAGGGTgcgagggaaagagagggaagagatgaGCAGTGCGCGGGCCGGGCgggaaggggaaagaaaaagaggaaaggaaggaaaagaaaggtcGGGccgggaaaaagagaaatgggcCGACCCATAcggaaaaagaagagggaaaagaaaagaaggaccCGGCCCTgctttttcttcaataatttttttaaaataattaaattttcttttcttttctttaaatttcattttgatttttttttctatttttctaataaattctATCACTATTAATACAAATGTTCCTAATATCTacatgctatgcaatttaaatgaaaactatttttgtttaagGACTAAagattaatccataattttctatgcaattaaatCCTCAATTAATAGCCAAAATCCATGTGTTAACAATTAGAATGGATTGTTTAGTAATGAAAAAGTTATGTGGCTCGTATACGAGCCTGATGGATGAAATCTCAGTTGAAATTAGGAGACTATTCCATTTGAGGATGTTGGATTGAATCATTCTCCAATGGTATTTATGGATTCCCATGACCATTAGTTGTCTTTCATCTCCACAGAATTTCTCTCTGGTTGCTATTTTAGATCCGGAGCTTCTCTCTATGACCTATCCATCTTTCTTCCATGGGTTTGtaccacaaatttttttaaattgtacaCCCATGCCACATTTATTTagactatttttttaatcacaaaaactCTTAAATTGGTATGCTTGTGCTTCCTTTACCCCCAAACTATATTTGCATCATAAAAAGATCCCAAATAAGTACTAAGCCAACCCTCTCGAACAGGTGTCGAGGAAATGATAGATTTAGAGTTAATACCGAGTCGAGGACTAACGGTCTTTACTCAGCTTGAGTTCTCTCAATCCTTACCTCGTGCGACGCTgcgattttaattttaatttgattaactCTATGAGAATTCTATATGAAAAGTCACTACCAGCCTATTGGGGTTGGTTGGAAAtcaaatgaggtataagaataTATCTCACTTTCTATACAACTAGAGATCTAGGGTTAAGgccttgattacactagttatcTAATTAgtgtcctttcggtacctaaattTGATTATATGTCAACTAAGTGTCACGTGCAATCTTTTATTTACCCAATTATGAATCTTGAAGTTCCCATCCCCTAAATGTCCTTGCGatgtttttacatttattttaatcCAAGAATGAAACCCGATCTCAACTATGAAAATGAATCACAAGacaaataatgatataaaagtAGTcacaactaggggtgagcatcggtccagggttAACCCCGACCGAccttggaccggcccaaccctgctgATCCTAGTCCCGTTCTCAGGGAGATAGgatcggtccttggtcctagaattcctaAACCATCATTGTGCGAGTTGGTCTTCGGTCTTAAGAGTTCCGGGTCGGTCCAACcatgactatatatatatatattatttaataacttagatttttaatgtcttttacgtcaatagtcataatttacaaatgggggaaaatgtttttgtgaggagtcctcacggcgtccaaaaaggcataaacaACTCCTGATGAAATCATCCTCTCAagtattcgttctcttctgttttatttgtccttttagtcttcaatttgccaaaatcgaaagaaacaacttctccgcgACTCACTTCGTTtgctttgggtcacttgtgccgcttaatgctcgcttggcttgttacTTCCTGCTCGACATTTGACGCTTATTCTGTtcgatgctcaccccacttgaccctcaccgcttACCTTTATTAATTGACCTCGCTCATTATTGAACCCATTTGGTCGGTATGGTCAtcgattgctttttttttttaaaaaatgaaataaaaaattattggttggtcctgaATTGACCCtaaaaaaccaaaccgaacccattgggtcaatttagtcatcaatcgcttttttaagaagtacaaaaaatgaaataaaaaattattgattggtcctAGGTTAACTTTAAAACCGGACCAAACTCATTGGGTTAGTTCGGTCCTtaatcgtttttttttaaagagtacacaaaatgaaataaaaattatcaattggtccTAGGTTGATCTTGGAACTAGACtaaacccattgggtcgatTTGGTcttcggtcccaagctcaatagggtcggtctttgattccaaaaattgaggaccagcatTGTGTGAGTTGGTCTTAGGGTTAGGGGGCGGACCAGCCCAACctagaccatgctcacccctagtcacAACAAACACATCAACAATAGTAATGAAGAATGAGTAGAAGATATAATATAGTAAAGTAACCCAATATGAGTCGGGTAAAGAATATTACATGACATTGTTATTAAGCCTCAAGACAAAGAACTCCCATGAGTTCAATTCAATTTgagttccattttttttttttataaaggatTAATCTCTCAAAACTAAACtaattttaatactaaaatCTAACAACATAATCAAGgcctttttttctaattatttttaattttttaatttgataaaggAAACATGAGGTGNNNNNNNNNNNNNNNNNNNNNNNNNNNNNNNNNNNNNNNNNNNNNNNNNNNNNNNNNNNNNNNNNNNNNNNNNNNNNNNNNNNNNNNNNNNNNNNNNNNNgtaaaaattgatgattttctttttgaccaaaaaaattgggatagatttgggattggatctaaagttttgagttttttctgacataaaaagaaagtttcGGGCAAATTTGGGGCTAAACctcaagtttgagattttttccaagacaaaaaaaagtttaaggcaGATTTAGGACTTGACCTAAAGTTTGGGgattttatgagaaaaaagtttagggcaaatttggaatttgaccaaaatttttaggtttttttagaATTGGCCCTCTTTTAAATGTTGTGTATGTGTGTGAAAAGCATCTCCATGCACAAAAAGAAATGTGGCCTAATGGACTGAAAGAAGGCTCTTCCGAGGAATTTTCTTTGGAAGAAACTTTGTGTgtccaaaatctcaaactatatCGATGTGGCATTAGATTAGAAGTTAATGGAGTCTGACTAAGATTGTGCTTGAGAACCTACAAAAGGTAATGAGTGTtggtgaaaaatgttttctcaaacCCACAGAAAAAAGTGTCAAACCCAACCTGCACCTGAAAATTTCCTGTTCAACTGATTATAATGCATAATTTCCATGCGTAGAGTTATGTATCTACATGTTCCACGGAGTCCTGTTGTCTATCATGTCTTTGAATGAAAACGAGTTTTCATGCTTTGCTGCAGCCAAggagaacaaattgaattgattgtagAAGAGGTTTCCCGTAAGCTTAATTCAAATGCAAGATTGTGACTAAACATTTGGTTGAAGATACCGCTCAGATGGAAGCCATTATGGAATTGTTGGATGTTCGCTCTGGTGGTGTACGTTTTGTTGGTATCCATGGCATGGGTGGTGTTGGaaaaacaactcttgccaaaGTCATGTTCAACAAATTAATTTCCCACTTTGAACGCTCTAGTTTCCTTGAAGATGTTCGAGCATCATCACAATCTCATGGTGGTCTCTTAGAATTGCAGAAAAAGCTCTTATCAGATTTGACCGGTCATGGGATTGCTAACAAAATTAAAGATGGTGATGATGGAATCAATATGATAAAAAAAGCATTGAGTAACAAAGAAGTACTTATTGTACTTGATGATCTAGACAAGAAAGAGCAACTCAAAAATTTAGCCGGAAAATCTGATTGGTTTTGTTTTGGTAGCAGAATCATTATCACAACTAGAGATGAAAGCGTCCTGATGGCTCAAGGGGGCGTATTTAGTAAAGAGGTCCTGAACCAACCTGAAGGTATCTTGCGTTATGAAGTTTGTGGAATGAGATTTGATTTAgcacttcatttgttttataagcATGCATTTAGAAGTGACTCCGCTCCGGAAGAATATGGTGCTCTCTCAACAGAAATTGTTCGTACAAGTGGGCATGCTTCCCTTGGCCGTCATGGTGATAGGGTCCAATCTTTTGACTGGGGCAAAGATTTGGAGCATTCAGATAAAAGAGAAGTATGGGACGAGACACTAAAGAAGTTAAAGGAAGGTCCTTTTAAGGATGTCCAAGATACATTAATGATAAGTTATGAAAGATTAGAGGATAAGCACcaagaaatatttttggatattgcttgctttttcatCACTACCGACAAAACATATCCGGTTATCATGTGGAAGGATTGTGGATACTTTCCCAGCATTGCAATGAGGGTTCTATCTCAAAGGTCCTTTATCAAAATTAAAGAGGACAATagattttggatgcatgatcaagttCGAGACTTTGGAAGGTACATTGTTCTTCAAATATATCCTCGCAAGTTTTGTAGGGTGTGGATTCCCAAGGATGCCCTGAAACTACTGGAAGGAGAAAAAGGTAAACGGGAACTGCatatgtttgaaaatatttggagcaagaaattctttgaatttttctttcccatttaaACCAgcaatttgattgaaatatgcATCCAAAAAGATAGCTTTGTTTTCCGTCGCTTTTGTCTCGTCGGGGTCACATCTTCGGTCAAACCTTCGGTCAAGGGTCTCAAAGTTTGAAGGGGAACCAAAAGAGATTGCCCGAAGGTTTGCTTTATTTTCTTGGTTCCagtgaatttttgaaaaaactaAGAACAGTTTACGTGTGATCCAGgtgaaatgaaaaaaacttgctttatcaagaaatttttagattattttcactCAGATTTTTCAGAATAAACGAagaagaatttttaattaatatgttGAATTATATTTCCTGAAAAGTAGAAATCGAAAATTTGATTCCTTCATACTCGAAAATTAGTTGATGCAGAAGAGGAGGAAGCAACCACTTGTCGAGAAAAAGAGTTTGCCATAGTTCGAGAAAGCGCATGTGGCGAGTTCAACCATGACAGAAATTGTTTGACCATGCTTTTGGGCCATCTCTGTTGTAGCTCTGTAAAACGTATGTTGCATGCTCAATATCGAGTTTGTCATGTGCAGAGAAATGAAGATGTGGAAGCACTAAGCATGACTTCCGATGGCGGCAGCCGTAGCATTGAATCTAAAGAATTAGTTGCTCTACCAAATCTAAGGTTCTTTTTGAATGAAAGGCATCGATATTTTGGGCAACTTCAAGAACCTTCTTTGGAGCTAAGATGGTTTTCTTGGGAAATTACGCATAAGGAATTTTATGCAAAGAgttttcattttcctaatttggtTGTGCTAGACCTTTCAAGAAGCAATATCGAAGATGACTGGGGTGGATGGAGTCAAATGCAGGTACTATATACCTTGCTCTGTTCACCTTATTTCCATGTTTACGGATCATTTAAGCATGGTACACGGGCCGTTCTGCCTCGATCTCAAGTTTTTTGTCCTAGTCTAACTTCTAGAGTCGACTACTAACAACTAAAcacatttgaaaatcaaatgagaGGAAACTATAGAATCACATGGCATCAGCATATCATCCCAGCAAATGATATTACGCGCGGAACATCATTGTTGTACTATAATTCGTCCATTCATTACAGACTGCTTTAGTAATCGAGGCACAGAAAAATATGATACGCGTAAAATGGGTTCTAGCAAGAATCATTAGCTGTGCTCACCGGTCCATAGTATCATTCAAGCATCCATTATCGCCTTGGTTTGAGGAATTCAAAGATTTACGTACTTTGGAGTTTGGAGTTTGGATGCTTTATGGCTTGTTGAAGTCTCTTTTCTAACGGGTCTTATATACTTTTATATTCATACTGtctctttctattttattcttcacacttttaaaaaaactcGATCATGATGAATTATTGCGACATCGTAAGTTTCTTTTTATGATGCATTACAATTTTCCTTATAGTAACTTAATTATGACTCTACACCATGAAGATGCACGACTGAGGAATATATAGAAGTGCCCAATTCTAGACTCGAAATATAGTTTTATGTGTAACGCTCTTAAAACATGGGAAGATGTAAACTTCAATGGCAATTTGCGAGCAGATTTCTATTAATTCAATACCGAAACAAAAACTAGTTTGCGCATTGTAAAATTTGAATGATAGATGGTGAGTTCGAAATCTTGTTGATAAGTAAGAACTGATTGGCAAATTTTTTAGTTCaataaattatcaacaaaataacaattttaccaTCATCAAACCTAAAAGCGGATTACCAATTGTTTTTGAATATTACAAGTGAACCCCTTCATTAATTAGTAGATTATGATTTGCGTAGATACTTTAACAAACAAAGTACTAGTTTCCATGGTAAATGGTTAGTAGATAATGGCCATTGCTTCGATTTTACCGAGTACcaagttttatttttcagtaacatacaaatatattaattgattaatcaAGTTGAAATACTCTTTTAGACTACGAACTATCTTTTGCTGGTTGATTATGGATTGCTTATACACTTTACTAGTAGTATTGGTTGACGATTGCAACTTATGAACAGAAAAACTATCGTACTATAAAATCACAGTAAAAtgttagatttattttgattttacaaGTACTTAAGCTTGCGAGTCAGAAAATGACTGACGAGATGATTGATTTACCAGGCTGCCTTAGTAGATTATAAACAGCCTTTCGTTTTTGTACAAATGAGCGGGTTTTTCGTTTgtagaatttgaattaattgcTTATATAGTTTACTAGTGGTGTCGATTACCAGTGATATTCTACAAACGAACTGTTTTATCACTATAAATCTCTAGTAGCTTATGAATTTTACTACTAACTTACTATTCCACCACTAAGGTTTAGATACGAGtagtaaatttataaaaaaggaaataattttcaattacgTTGACCTAGTTGCGCCAATTGCAAGTAAATGAGAGTATATTGAATTATAAGAATGATAATATTTACTCTGTAAAAAATATAGGATGATCGATGTGTTTCATTCTTTTTAACTCCACATTGTCTTTTCCTACAGAtgactaaaaattaaaaattttggatttaaCGGATTGCACAAAGTTGACGAGGACACCTGACTTCTCTAATTTCACGTCTTTGGAGACGTTAGTACTTGCTCGATGTTCCAACTTAATCGCAATTCACCCCTCCATTTCTAAGCTTCAACTCCTAGAGACTTTGAATGTCAAAGGGTGTGGTTCTCTTCAGGAGTTGCCTGAAGAAGTCATTCTCTACAATCTTTGAAGCATATCATCATGCCTGAAAATTTTCAACCCTTGAAGCTTCCGGAGAGATTTGGCAACTTGAAATCTTTGTTGAGTCTTAGATTAAGCCTGCACCCCAAAATGTGCCGACTTCCAGACTCAATTGGAGGGGCGATGAATATTACATGCTTAACTTTACGCGAGTGCGTGGGGATAAAGGAACTTCCAAGCTCAATTGGGGAATTAAAAATGTTGGAAGAGCTGGATATATCAAACT
This genomic stretch from Eucalyptus grandis isolate ANBG69807.140 chromosome 3, ASM1654582v1, whole genome shotgun sequence harbors:
- the LOC120291911 gene encoding TMV resistance protein N-like; translation: MEAIMELLDVRSGGVRFVGIHGMGGVGKTTLAKVMFNKLISHFERSSFLEDVRASSQSHGGLLELQKKLLSDLTGHGIANKIKDGDDGINMIKKALSNKEVLIVLDDLDKKEQLKNLAGKSDWFCFGSRIIITTRDESVLMAQGGVFSKEVLNQPEGILRYEVCGMRFDLALHLFYKHAFRSDSAPEEYGALSTEIVRTSGHASLGRHGDRVQSFDWGKDLEHSDKREVWDETLKKLKEGPFKDVQDTLMISYERLEDKHQEIFLDIACFFITTDKTYPVIMWKDCGYFPSIAMRVLSQRSFIKIKEDNRFWMHDQVRDFGRYIVLQIYPRKFCRVWIPKDALKLLEGEKDLSRSNIEDDWGGWSQMQNEDKGVSHTIGGLEMLEVLDAHKAWDLTDKNLEEIGKLFHLKTLILAFTSVSRLPPEISRLHLQKLDVGSIDLQQVPSLPSSLKFLVVQAMDFSVVPHPSSITDLEQLELYRFSNLRRRHHSTRRDYDSKLKAALMREQPCYQLPSHLSDLKLKSISPLPHFSNLLNLRVLHVIECPISRLPVTLGLIHLRKLYIIRCECLEEIPGLSLLRSLERLELKGLNRLVEIQGLSELENLQYLLLSSCDLIGQLPNLSKLGSYNI